The Tissierellales bacterium genome window below encodes:
- a CDS encoding ABC transporter ATP-binding protein/permease: MEGFKKILFYAKDYKNKMYLAIAFMFLSVVMGIVPYAIIAKLVSVFIEDGNIEMSTILYLAIGIGISLYAKTWFRGKGLGASHDVAYDTLMGLRVSFAEKMMKLPLGTINDRGTGAYKKNFVDDIEQIETLIAHMVPEGLPYLMSPLVVIVVLAVVDWRLALLSLGSIPFGIIPIALMMKSGIKKMEKYYESEKEMNRTIVEYIMGMEVIKVFNRTTSSFEKYKNQVEDYRDFTLDWFKSSWTYMAMYTSILPCTIMLLLPIGSLFYINGSLELGTFVFSLLLAMSIGEPLVKLMEFMPNIPNLAYKIRELEKTFEGDFIKSGEIWQEIDSYDVSYESVSFAYDKIDVIKGVSFRANTNEVTAIVGESGSGKSTLAKLLVHYWDIDGGSIKIGGVPIANMPMEQLMELVSFVSQDKFLFNIPIIENIRLGRPEASDEEVIKAAKSAQCHDFIMKLENGYETHPGDLGDKLSGGEKQRITIARAILKDSPIIVLDEATSSTDAENEDKIQDAIGELIENKTLIVIAHRLSTVAGAHKMIVLDKGNLVAEGRHEELLENSPEYNILWKSYARSVEWDISVKEEAYA, translated from the coding sequence ATGGAAGGATTTAAAAAGATACTTTTTTATGCTAAAGATTACAAGAACAAAATGTATTTAGCAATAGCTTTTATGTTTTTAAGTGTTGTGATGGGTATTGTACCATATGCTATTATTGCAAAGCTTGTTTCTGTGTTTATAGAAGATGGAAATATAGAGATGAGTACAATTTTGTACTTGGCAATAGGGATAGGAATTAGTCTATATGCAAAGACGTGGTTTAGAGGAAAGGGACTTGGAGCGTCACATGATGTTGCATATGATACACTTATGGGACTTAGGGTTTCATTTGCAGAAAAGATGATGAAATTACCTCTTGGAACCATAAACGATAGAGGAACTGGGGCGTATAAGAAAAATTTTGTCGATGATATAGAGCAGATAGAAACATTGATAGCTCATATGGTACCAGAGGGATTACCTTATCTCATGAGTCCGTTGGTAGTCATAGTAGTACTTGCTGTGGTTGATTGGAGGTTGGCGTTATTATCACTGGGCTCTATACCATTTGGAATCATACCCATAGCACTTATGATGAAATCTGGAATTAAAAAGATGGAGAAATATTATGAATCAGAAAAGGAAATGAATAGAACTATAGTGGAATATATTATGGGAATGGAAGTAATAAAGGTATTTAATAGAACTACGAGTTCGTTTGAAAAATACAAAAATCAAGTTGAGGATTATAGAGACTTTACATTGGATTGGTTTAAAAGCAGTTGGACATATATGGCAATGTATACATCTATACTTCCTTGTACAATTATGCTTTTGCTACCAATTGGTTCTTTATTCTACATAAATGGTAGCCTAGAACTTGGAACATTTGTATTTTCGCTACTACTTGCAATGAGTATAGGAGAGCCGCTTGTAAAACTCATGGAATTTATGCCGAATATACCGAATTTGGCATACAAGATAAGAGAGCTTGAAAAGACATTCGAAGGTGATTTTATAAAATCAGGAGAAATATGGCAAGAGATAGACAGTTACGATGTCTCGTATGAGAGCGTTTCATTTGCTTATGACAAGATAGATGTTATAAAAGGTGTTTCATTTAGAGCCAATACAAATGAAGTGACTGCTATAGTAGGTGAATCTGGAAGTGGAAAGAGTACTTTGGCCAAATTATTAGTTCATTACTGGGATATAGATGGAGGTAGCATAAAAATAGGTGGAGTCCCTATAGCCAATATGCCAATGGAGCAGCTGATGGAACTTGTGAGTTTTGTATCACAGGATAAGTTCTTGTTTAATATACCTATAATAGAAAATATAAGACTAGGCAGACCAGAAGCGAGCGATGAAGAGGTTATAAAAGCAGCTAAAAGTGCACAATGCCATGATTTCATAATGAAACTTGAGAATGGGTATGAAACACATCCAGGAGATCTTGGCGATAAATTGTCTGGAGGCGAAAAACAAAGAATCACAATAGCTAGAGCTATACTGAAAGATTCACCTATAATAGTTTTGGATGAAGCTACATCATCAACAGATGCTGAAAATGAAGATAAAATACAAGATGCTATAGGAGAACTCATAGAAAATAAAACCTTAATAGTAATAGCACATAGATTATCAACGGTAGCGGGAGCTCACAAAATGATAGTACTAGACAAGGGAAATCTTGTAGCAGAGGGAAGACATGAGGAATTACTAGAAAATTCACCCGAGTACAATATACTTTGGAAGTCGTATGCTCGTTCAGTTGAGTGGGACATAAGTGTAAAGGAGGAAGCTTATGCTTAG
- a CDS encoding TetR/AcrR family transcriptional regulator, which translates to MQVKKEEVKNNILDKAKQEFLEKGFQKSSLRSIAARAGVTKGNIYNYFGSKDELFEALVVDTIDKILDYDDSDYGYIFDDDIELENKSIQEFYDYVRFIESNRDEMMLLFFSADGSKYSNFRQELINSYKKSSKAFYEEMKTKTNKEYIASDLFISSCSALYISFIETILLHKPEDEKLDSYIREMATFVNSGTKAIVRRS; encoded by the coding sequence ATGCAGGTAAAAAAAGAAGAAGTAAAAAATAATATTTTGGACAAGGCTAAGCAAGAATTTTTAGAGAAGGGATTTCAAAAATCATCGCTTAGATCTATAGCAGCCAGAGCAGGAGTAACAAAGGGGAATATATACAATTATTTTGGAAGCAAAGATGAGCTATTTGAAGCCCTAGTCGTAGATACGATTGATAAAATACTAGATTATGATGATAGTGACTATGGATATATATTTGATGATGATATTGAGCTTGAGAATAAATCAATACAGGAGTTTTATGATTATGTTAGATTCATAGAGTCAAATAGAGACGAAATGATGTTATTATTTTTTTCGGCAGATGGCTCAAAGTATTCTAATTTTAGGCAAGAGTTAATAAATTCATACAAGAAAAGCAGTAAAGCGTTTTATGAAGAAATGAAAACGAAAACGAATAAAGAATATATAGCAAGCGATTTGTTTATAAGTAGCTGCTCGGCGCTGTATATAAGTTTCATAGAAACTATACTTCTTCACAAACCAGAAGATGAAAAGTTAGATTCTTATATCAGAGAAATGGCTACATTTGTTAATTCTGGGACTAAAGCAATCGTTAGAAGAAGCTAA
- a CDS encoding sigma-70 family RNA polymerase sigma factor yields the protein MNLYKSLKDAQAGNSDAVLAIVKKFELSVKKFARTLKYPEAETDLMIEFLNLIQNLDLQRFNLDDEGQLVMYIYNSLNHKKIDLYRKHIQNKQELVFVADVYPISDNNYSNSFESDIIFNDIISSLKPIQKDIISMKYRYGYTDADISRKLGISRQAVYKSRNKALGVLRRNLV from the coding sequence ATGAATTTATACAAAAGTCTAAAAGATGCTCAAGCTGGAAACTCCGATGCTGTATTAGCCATAGTCAAAAAATTTGAGTTAAGTGTGAAGAAATTTGCAAGAACCCTTAAATACCCAGAGGCAGAAACTGATCTTATGATTGAATTTTTGAATTTGATACAGAATCTTGATCTACAAAGATTCAATCTAGATGATGAAGGTCAACTTGTAATGTATATTTACAACTCTCTAAATCATAAAAAAATTGACTTGTACAGAAAACATATTCAAAACAAACAAGAATTGGTTTTTGTTGCAGATGTATACCCAATAAGTGATAATAACTATTCAAATTCATTTGAAAGCGATATCATTTTCAATGACATCATATCTTCGCTAAAACCGATTCAAAAAGACATCATATCTATGAAGTATCGCTATGGTTATACTGATGCCGATATTTCAAGAAAATTGGGTATATCAAGACAAGCAGTATACAAATCGCGTAATAAAGCCCTAGGCGTTTTGAGAAGGAATTTGGTTTAA